A genomic region of Haliotis asinina isolate JCU_RB_2024 chromosome 1, JCU_Hal_asi_v2, whole genome shotgun sequence contains the following coding sequences:
- the LOC137272951 gene encoding uncharacterized protein, whose product MRGAFLLLVLPTLAEAVDSFYAKKVEAFDDKTISRSVLWSLNNVTKFRCVSECLKEAHCFSFLISSSALACVALRERFEGSSVASVEAIGYQLFQTNRPLAKIGSDCKLDVDCSSLSNSHCNQGVCRCDVGYGIYRGVCRILTECSTFSNKFTSYNSSLIFGYDILSRMESPNESCPALCIKQTRCQSVDLDFFLGICYLNSVTWFASIPSAHITETVTFVFFQRECLW is encoded by the exons ATGAGAGGAGCTTTCCTACTTCTTGTTTTGCCAACTCTTGCTGAAGCTGTAGATTCTTTCTATGCAAAGAAAGTTGAAGCATTTGATGACAAGACAATTTCTCGGTCGGTATTGTGGTCTCTTAATAATGTGACTAAATTTCGGTGTGTTTCTGAGTGTCTAAAAGAAGCACACTGCTTCAGTTTCCTCATCAGTTCGTCGGCGCTAGCTTGTGTAGCTCTACGCGAACGGTTTGAGGGATCAAGCGTTGCGTCTGTCGAGGCCATTGgttatcaactgtttcaaaccaACAGGC CTTTGGCCAAGATAGGGTCAGACTGTAAGCTGGACGTGGACTGTTCGTCTCTCAGTAATTCCCACTGTAACCAGGGTGTCTGTAGGTGTGACGTGGGTTACGGGATCTACAGAGGCGTCTGTCGCATCCTTACAG AATGTTCCACCTTTAGCAACAAGTTCACCTCGTACAATTCATCGCTTATCTTCGGCTATGACATCCTAAGCCGAATGGAGTCACCTAACGAATCCTGCCCTGCGTTGTGCATCAAACAAACCAGGTGTCAGTCGGTGGACCTCGACTTCTTCCTGGGAATCTGTTACCTGAATTCAGTCACATGGTTTGCATCGATCCCATCTGCACATATTACCGAAACCGTAACATTTGTCTTCTTTCAACGGGAGTGTCTTTGGTGA